One window of the Halobacillus litoralis genome contains the following:
- the rpsK gene encoding 30S ribosomal protein S11, with amino-acid sequence MARKGNTRSRKRRVKKNIETGVAHIRSTFNNTIVTVTDVQGNVIGWSSAGSLGFKGSRKSTPFAAQMASEAAAKDAMDNGMKTLEVTVKGPGAGREAAIRSLQAAGLDITAIRDVTPVPHNGCRPPKRRRV; translated from the coding sequence ATGGCACGTAAAGGAAACACTCGTAGTCGTAAGCGTCGCGTGAAAAAGAATATAGAGACTGGTGTGGCTCACATCCGCTCTACATTCAATAACACAATCGTAACGGTCACTGATGTTCAAGGTAACGTTATTGGCTGGAGCAGTGCTGGTTCCCTTGGTTTCAAGGGCTCTCGTAAATCTACTCCATTCGCTGCTCAAATGGCTTCTGAAGCCGCAGCGAAAGATGCTATGGATAACGGCATGAAGACACTTGAAGTAACAGTTAAAGGTCCTGGAGCTGGTCGTGAAGCAGCTATTCGTTCACTACAAGCAGCAGGCCTTGACATCACGGCAATCCGTGACGTAACACCAGTACCACACAATGGTTGCCGCCCACCAAAACGTCGTCGCGTATAA
- the rpsM gene encoding 30S ribosomal protein S13 yields MARIAGVDIPRDKRVVVSLTYVYGIGKSLAQDVLADAGVSESTRVRDLTEDELAKIRKAVEEHNVEGDLRRENSLNIKRLIEIGSYRGIRHRRGLPLRGQKTKNNSRTRKGPRRTVANKRK; encoded by the coding sequence ATGGCACGTATTGCAGGTGTAGATATTCCTCGTGATAAACGCGTGGTTGTTTCATTAACTTATGTCTATGGTATTGGTAAATCTCTAGCCCAGGACGTACTGGCTGATGCTGGTGTATCTGAAAGTACTCGCGTTCGCGATCTTACTGAAGACGAACTGGCTAAGATCCGTAAAGCTGTTGAAGAGCACAACGTAGAAGGTGACCTTCGCCGTGAGAACTCTCTAAATATCAAACGTTTGATTGAAATTGGTTCTTACCGTGGTATCCGTCACCGTCGCGGACTTCCGCTTCGCGGACAGAAGACGAAGAACAACTCTCGTACACGTAAAGGTCCACGTCGTACAGTGGCTAACAAACGTAAATAA
- the rpmJ gene encoding 50S ribosomal protein L36, with the protein MKVKPSVKPICEKCKVIKRKGKVMVICENPKHKQKQG; encoded by the coding sequence ATGAAGGTAAAACCTTCTGTAAAACCAATTTGCGAAAAATGCAAAGTCATCAAACGAAAAGGTAAAGTCATGGTTATCTGTGAAAACCCTAAGCATAAACAAAAACAAGGCTAA
- the infA gene encoding translation initiation factor IF-1 encodes MAKDDVIEVEGTVVETLPNAQFKVELENGHSVLAHVSGKIRMHFIRILPGDKVTVELSPYDLTKGRITYRYK; translated from the coding sequence ATGGCGAAAGACGATGTAATTGAAGTAGAAGGGACCGTCGTTGAAACCTTACCGAACGCACAGTTCAAGGTTGAACTCGAGAACGGTCACTCCGTTTTAGCTCATGTTTCTGGTAAAATTCGAATGCATTTCATTCGAATATTGCCTGGAGACAAGGTAACGGTAGAACTTTCCCCCTATGATTTAACTAAAGGACGTATTACGTACCGTTATAAATAA
- a CDS encoding KOW domain-containing RNA-binding protein: MNESESSPRIGQIVRIVQGREAGQYAVVIDVLEGRFVLLADGEKRKYDRPKKKNLQHVELMDFISPEVQDSLLETGRVTNGKLRFAVSKYVNEAVTDLKKGDQLDGERRCN, encoded by the coding sequence TTGAACGAATCTGAGTCGAGTCCGCGAATAGGTCAAATTGTTCGTATTGTGCAGGGGCGTGAGGCAGGACAGTACGCGGTGGTGATCGATGTGCTGGAGGGCCGCTTTGTGCTGCTTGCCGACGGAGAGAAACGTAAGTATGATCGACCAAAGAAAAAGAATTTGCAACACGTTGAGCTTATGGATTTCATCTCTCCGGAAGTCCAGGACAGCCTTCTGGAAACTGGTCGTGTCACAAATGGCAAGCTTCGATTTGCCGTATCAAAATATGTCAATGAAGCAGTGACTGATTTGAAGAAGGGAGATCAACTCGATGGCGAAAGACGATGTAATTGA